Part of the Methanobacterium paludis genome is shown below.
TACTTACTGGCATGCTCTGGTATAATGGAACCTGTACCGCAAGAGCCCCCTTATCTTTCAACATTTTAACCAGGTTTTTTATTAATTTTTCCTGGCTTTTAATCCATTGGATTGTGGCATTTGAAAATATGATATCATACTTTTCTTTAGTTTTCATTTTAGTGATATCTTCAATTTTCCATTCCATATCAGGATAGTTATTCTTGGCCGATTCTATCATTGAAGCTGAATTATCTATTCCAATTATTTTACTTTCAGGCCATTTACTGGAAATGACATTTGTACTATTTCCAGGTCCACAACCTACATCAATTATTTTTTCAGGATTCTCCATTTTGATGCGTGCTGCAAGATCTATTGATGGTTGAGTTCGTTCTTCACCGTACTTTAAATAAAGTTCTGGGTTCCAATTTTCATTAGTTGTCATACAGATTCTCCTCAGTATCTATTAATTAGTTTTATCTAACTAACTATTATATAAAGATATCATGAGGATGATTAATTACCTTTAATGGGTAATTTTTAAATATTACTATTGGAATGTTCTTAAAGATTTAAAACTAAATTCAATATATTTATATAGCTTATAGAGCTTAATGTTGAAAATAGAATTTAAGCAATGTTAATATTAAACAAATCAACAATCAAGGTTACCTGTGATTAATAATCAGGTTTGCTGGAATCTTTTGCATGAGGAGTATATCTTTATTTTATTAATACAAATAGATATTTAATACATAATATTTACAATAGGATAATAAAAGGAGGAGCCAAATTGATGAGAATAAGTATGTCACTACCTAAAAAAATTTTAAATGAGTTTGATGATGTTTTGAAAGATAGAGGGTACCAGTCAAGGTCAAAAGGTATTAGGGATGCCTTACAGGATTATATATTACGCTACCAATGGATGAATGAAATGGAAGGTGAGCGTGTTGGTATAATTACAGCTATTTACGATCATCATTACACAGGAGTCATGGAAGACTTAACTGAGATTCAACACAATTACAAGGACTATGTTAACTCAACTATGCACGTGCACATGACTGAAAAGTACTGCCTTGAAGTTATAATAGTCAAGGGAGATGTGAAATACATCCGTGAATTAACAGAGAAAATTATGCGGCTTAAAGGAGTTGAGCATGTTAAACTCACAAGCAGCAAAATTGAATAAAAGAACAGTACAATAATTATTCTTAGTATACAGAGCATACTTGGGCACCCAATAAGAAATGATGCCCAAGAAAATTTGTGTTCATGTGTAAGTTTGTAGTAAATTGACTATTTTTTTGTTAAATGTTTGAAACAAATTAATATAAAAAAAAGTTTCTAATCTTTTATAAATTTACTCACAATATCCCTTAGTATTCAATAATCCTCATTTTCATTTACAACCCTATCAAACACTGCAAAGGTTCTTTATCCATATCTGGAATCTTTTCACGTGTTTTAATTTCCTGTTTTTGAGTTTCAAACGATTCCAATGTTGTTTGAACCTCAAAGTCTACTAAAAATTCTAATTCCTTTTCTAATAGTTCCAGATGGGGTTGCATATCCCTGATGACTTTAGGTGGTTTTTTATCTTCAGGGCATTCTCTATGAATGATATTCTTGATACATTGTAATCGTTTTTCTATTTCATCATGAAATTTGCAAACTCCATGTATGGGAAAACAATGAGATCTTCATGTTTCTCAAAGACCCCTAGATTATAAAAGACTTGCTCATCTTCACCCATCTCAATAACACTTAACCTCATAAATATCAAACCTCCCTTCAAGGAGGTTAGTATGTTGCTACCTTTAATATTCAATTGAGGAGGAGAGCATCAGAGAACTAGTTATAATACATAAATAGGAAATTTATTAATAATTAAGGGATGTATTAAACAGTTTTAAAAAAGTAATTATATTAAATGTATATTAAAGATAAACAGAACCAATAGTAAATTTATTTTTTTGGGGGAGGGGTTTA
Proteins encoded:
- the nikR gene encoding nickel-responsive transcriptional regulator NikR; translation: MRISMSLPKKILNEFDDVLKDRGYQSRSKGIRDALQDYILRYQWMNEMEGERVGIITAIYDHHYTGVMEDLTEIQHNYKDYVNSTMHVHMTEKYCLEVIIVKGDVKYIRELTEKIMRLKGVEHVKLTSSKIE
- a CDS encoding methyltransferase domain-containing protein; its protein translation is MTTNENWNPELYLKYGEERTQPSIDLAARIKMENPEKIIDVGCGPGNSTNVISSKWPESKIIGIDNSASMIESAKNNYPDMEWKIEDITKMKTKEKYDIIFSNATIQWIKSQEKLIKNLVKMLKDKGALAVQVPLYQSMPVSKVIESVSLTKRWRKQTNGANDAFTFHSSDYYYDILSDQVESINMWKTSYFHIMHSHQNIVEMIKSTGMKEFLNMLDTKEEKIEFEKDVLKEIKKVYPVQKDGEVLFPFERLFFIGYK